A section of the Metabacillus endolithicus genome encodes:
- a CDS encoding LacI family DNA-binding transcriptional regulator: MKPTIYDVAKKAGVSIATVSKVINNTGRISEETRKMVTKIMEQLEYQPSSVAAALTGKKTYTIGVLIPDIANPFFAEVSRALENSARETDYAIILCSTDYQTEREHEYLELLLKKQVDGIIIATEPKDLNVYKKLASKKIPHLFFTIDHPSFISHVVTTDDVRGGYLAGRYLLEKGHHHIAVIAETNRTSGRLRIQGFIQSLQEEGVEFDENLLIHSKSKIEDAKNAAQIILGMENRPTAVFAGTDLIATIFANESRKKQVSIPDKISIIGFDNTIQAELADPGLTTIAQPIDELAHYAIQNLLKSVENPAMPGHRIMLVPELIERHSVKDIKVEPPS, from the coding sequence ATGAAGCCCACTATATATGATGTTGCTAAAAAAGCAGGGGTTTCGATTGCAACTGTGTCTAAAGTGATTAATAATACTGGCAGAATTAGTGAAGAAACACGAAAAATGGTTACGAAGATTATGGAACAATTGGAATACCAACCAAGTAGTGTGGCGGCTGCATTAACTGGGAAGAAAACGTATACAATCGGTGTGCTCATCCCAGATATTGCGAACCCCTTCTTTGCGGAAGTTTCCCGTGCATTAGAAAACAGTGCACGGGAAACTGATTACGCCATTATATTATGCAGCACTGATTACCAAACAGAACGGGAGCATGAATATTTGGAGCTTCTGTTAAAAAAACAGGTAGACGGTATTATTATTGCAACGGAGCCAAAAGATCTTAATGTGTATAAAAAGCTAGCTAGTAAAAAAATTCCACATCTGTTTTTCACTATCGACCATCCTTCTTTTATTTCACATGTCGTAACAACGGATGATGTTCGAGGAGGATATCTTGCTGGCCGATACTTATTAGAAAAAGGTCACCACCATATAGCTGTAATTGCAGAGACTAATCGCACGAGTGGAAGATTGAGGATTCAAGGCTTTATTCAATCCCTTCAGGAAGAAGGAGTTGAGTTTGATGAAAACCTATTGATTCATTCTAAATCAAAGATAGAAGATGCGAAAAATGCTGCACAAATCATATTAGGTATGGAAAATAGACCAACAGCCGTTTTTGCTGGAACCGATTTAATTGCAACTATTTTCGCTAATGAATCAAGAAAAAAGCAGGTTTCCATCCCAGATAAAATTTCAATAATTGGTTTTGATAATACGATCCAAGCAGAATTGGCCGACCCGGGATTAACCACAATTGCTCAACCAATCGATGAGTTGGCTCATTATGCAATTCAAAATTTATTAAAATCAGTTGAAAACCCAGCAATGCCTGGACATAGAATTATGTTAGTTCCAGAACTGATTGAACGGCATTCAGTAAAGGATATAAAAGTAGAACCACCATCTTGA
- the iolG gene encoding inositol 2-dehydrogenase → MQKLTLGIIGAGRIGRLHVDNLKLVPEIKIKGVSDVVIDHLETWATEKQIEVLTTDYKVLLNDPEIDAVFICSPTTTHANLIKEAAAAGKHIFCEKPVSFSVEETEEALAEVDKAGVKLQVGFNRRFDPNFKKIRSLVQDGTIGIPHILRITSRDPQPPGVDYIKTSGGLFMDMAIHDFDMARYVMGSEVVEVSAHGAVLVDPAIGEAGDIDTAIVTLKFANGALGVIDNSRQAVYGYDQRLEIFGDKGAAQADNNRATNVEVSTAESVLKEKPLYFFLERYTQAYIDEVTEFAKAILENGDLTCTGFDGLQAERIAKAAKQSLETGAPVTLEQVTEKVAN, encoded by the coding sequence ATGCAAAAGTTAACTTTGGGGATTATTGGTGCAGGAAGAATTGGGAGATTACATGTTGACAACTTAAAATTAGTGCCAGAAATCAAAATAAAAGGTGTTTCCGATGTTGTAATTGATCATCTTGAAACATGGGCAACAGAGAAGCAAATTGAAGTTTTAACAACAGATTACAAGGTTTTGTTAAATGATCCAGAGATTGACGCGGTGTTTATTTGTTCACCTACAACTACGCACGCAAATCTAATTAAAGAAGCAGCAGCAGCTGGTAAGCACATATTCTGTGAAAAACCAGTAAGCTTCTCAGTTGAAGAGACAGAAGAAGCGCTTGCTGAAGTCGATAAGGCTGGGGTTAAACTTCAAGTAGGTTTTAACCGTCGATTCGATCCGAATTTCAAGAAAATTCGTTCTCTTGTTCAAGATGGAACGATTGGGATACCTCATATTTTGAGAATCACATCACGTGACCCTCAACCACCAGGTGTTGATTATATAAAAACTTCAGGTGGTTTGTTCATGGATATGGCGATTCATGATTTCGATATGGCAAGGTATGTGATGGGGAGTGAAGTTGTAGAGGTATCTGCCCATGGTGCGGTACTGGTTGACCCAGCTATCGGTGAAGCGGGAGATATTGATACAGCGATTGTTACTTTGAAATTTGCCAACGGTGCACTTGGGGTAATTGATAATAGCCGCCAAGCAGTTTATGGGTATGATCAGCGCCTAGAAATCTTCGGAGACAAGGGTGCAGCCCAAGCTGATAATAACCGTGCTACGAATGTAGAGGTATCTACTGCTGAATCTGTATTAAAAGAGAAACCGCTTTACTTCTTCCTTGAACGTTATACTCAAGCCTATATTGATGAAGTAACTGAGTTCGCAAAAGCAATTCTTGAAAATGGTGATTTAACTTGCACGGGCTTTGATGGTTTGCAAGCAGAACGTATTGCAAAAGCTGCAAAACAATCGCTTGAAACTGGGGCTCCAGTTACGTTAGAACAAGTAACTGAGAAAGTAGCAAACTAG
- a CDS encoding CoA-acylating methylmalonate-semialdehyde dehydrogenase yields the protein MTQTTVKTLKNYIGGEWVDSSSEQREVVYNPATGEEIAIVPLSTKEEVDQAVRVADEAFKTWSQTAVPKRSRILFKYQQLLVENWDELAKLVTIENGKSFKEAQGEVLRGIECVEFAAGAPTLMMGKQLPDIASGLESGMYRYPVGVVGGITPFNFPMMVPCWMFPLAIACGNTFVLKPSERTPLLAQRLAELFEEAGLPKGVLNIVNGAHDVVNGLLEHKLVKAISFVGSQPVAEYVYKTGAANLKRVQALAGAKNHSIVLSDANLDNAVNQIIGAAFGSAGERCMAAAVVTVEESIADELIERLKKAADDIVIGNGLEEDVFLGPVIRENHKARTLGYIESGVEQGATIVRDGRKDAEVTGKGYFVGPTIFDNVTQEMKIWQDEIFAPVLSIVRVKDLAEAVDVANNSNFANGACLYTDSAIAVRQFRETIDSGMLGINIGVQAPMAFFPFSGYKDSFYGDLHANGTDGVEFYTRKKMLTARYMK from the coding sequence ATGACACAAACAACAGTAAAAACATTAAAGAACTACATTGGTGGCGAATGGGTAGATTCAAGTTCAGAACAAAGAGAAGTCGTATATAATCCAGCGACAGGAGAAGAAATTGCGATTGTTCCTCTTTCGACAAAAGAAGAAGTAGATCAGGCTGTTCGTGTAGCAGATGAAGCATTCAAAACGTGGTCTCAAACAGCAGTACCAAAACGTTCTCGTATTCTTTTCAAGTATCAACAGCTTTTGGTTGAAAACTGGGATGAGCTTGCTAAATTGGTTACCATCGAAAACGGAAAAAGCTTCAAAGAAGCACAAGGTGAAGTTCTTCGTGGGATTGAGTGCGTTGAATTCGCAGCTGGAGCTCCAACTTTAATGATGGGTAAGCAACTTCCAGATATCGCGAGTGGACTTGAGTCTGGTATGTATCGTTACCCAGTTGGGGTTGTAGGGGGAATCACGCCGTTCAACTTCCCAATGATGGTTCCATGCTGGATGTTCCCGCTTGCAATTGCTTGCGGTAACACATTCGTATTAAAACCATCTGAGCGTACTCCACTTCTTGCACAGCGTCTAGCTGAACTATTTGAAGAAGCTGGTCTACCAAAGGGTGTTCTTAACATTGTAAACGGAGCTCATGACGTAGTTAACGGACTTTTAGAGCACAAGCTTGTTAAAGCTATCTCATTCGTAGGTTCACAACCAGTCGCAGAATATGTTTATAAAACAGGAGCCGCTAACCTTAAGCGTGTTCAAGCACTTGCTGGTGCAAAAAACCACTCTATTGTATTAAGTGATGCAAATCTTGATAATGCAGTAAATCAAATTATCGGTGCAGCATTCGGCTCTGCTGGTGAGCGTTGTATGGCAGCTGCAGTTGTAACAGTAGAAGAGTCAATTGCTGACGAGTTAATTGAAAGATTAAAGAAAGCGGCAGATGATATTGTGATCGGAAACGGACTTGAAGAGGACGTATTCTTAGGACCGGTTATCCGTGAAAACCACAAAGCTCGTACACTTGGCTACATCGAGTCTGGAGTTGAACAAGGTGCAACTATTGTACGTGATGGTCGTAAAGATGCAGAAGTAACTGGAAAAGGATACTTCGTTGGACCAACAATTTTTGATAATGTAACTCAAGAAATGAAAATTTGGCAGGATGAAATCTTCGCTCCAGTTCTTTCGATTGTCCGTGTGAAAGATTTAGCGGAAGCGGTTGACGTTGCAAACAACTCTAACTTCGCAAATGGTGCTTGCTTATATACTGATAGCGCAATTGCTGTACGTCAATTCCGTGAAACAATAGATTCCGGCATGCTTGGAATCAACATTGGTGTTCAAGCCCCAATGGCATTTTTCCCATTCTCTGGCTATAAGGATTCCTTCTATGGAGATCTACATGCTAATGGTACAGACGGTGTTGAATTCTACACTAGAAAGAAAATGCTAACTGCTCGTTACATGAAGTAA
- the iolE gene encoding myo-inosose-2 dehydratase: MFKEGQVKLAIAPIGWTNDDMPELGGTVTFEQCISEMALAGFSGSEVGNKYPRDPVILNKYLSIRGLEIASAWFSSFLTSKPFEETAEDFKVHRDFLHAMGAKVIVVSEQGNSIQGQMDTALFENKPVFSEEEWTVFLDGIQRLGDLAAEKEMKLVYHHHMGTGVQTTEEITRLMEGTDPNKVSLLYDTGHLVFSGEDYLEVLTKYMDRIHHVHLKDVRADVAQKVRDEKVSFLQGVKQGVFTVPGDGLIDFKPIFKLLSEANYEGWFVVEAEQDPAIANPFEYAVKARKYIRENCGL; this comes from the coding sequence ATGTTCAAAGAGGGTCAAGTAAAATTAGCTATAGCACCAATTGGCTGGACGAACGATGATATGCCTGAACTTGGTGGAACTGTGACATTTGAGCAATGTATTAGTGAGATGGCTTTAGCAGGCTTTTCCGGTAGTGAAGTGGGAAATAAGTATCCGCGTGATCCAGTAATATTGAATAAATACTTATCGATTCGTGGGTTAGAGATTGCCAGTGCATGGTTTAGTTCATTCTTAACTTCTAAACCATTTGAAGAAACAGCTGAGGATTTTAAAGTCCACCGTGATTTTTTACATGCTATGGGTGCAAAGGTTATCGTTGTATCCGAACAAGGCAACAGTATTCAAGGTCAAATGGACACGGCTTTATTTGAAAATAAACCAGTGTTTTCCGAGGAAGAATGGACGGTATTTCTTGATGGAATTCAACGTCTTGGTGACCTTGCAGCTGAAAAAGAAATGAAGCTTGTTTACCATCATCATATGGGGACTGGTGTTCAAACGACAGAAGAAATTACTCGTCTAATGGAAGGAACTGATCCAAATAAGGTTTCTCTTTTATATGATACAGGGCATTTAGTTTTCTCAGGAGAGGATTATTTAGAGGTATTAACGAAGTATATGGACCGTATTCACCATGTTCATTTAAAAGATGTTCGTGCTGATGTAGCTCAGAAGGTTCGTGATGAAAAGGTGAGCTTCCTTCAAGGAGTTAAACAAGGAGTATTTACAGTACCAGGAGATGGTCTAATTGATTTTAAACCTATCTTTAAACTGCTAAGTGAAGCGAATTATGAAGGATGGTTTGTTGTAGAAGCTGAACAGGACCCAGCTATTGCTAATCCTTTTGAATATGCCGTTAAAGCACGTAAATATATTCGTGAGAATTGTGGATTGTAA
- a CDS encoding MFS transporter has translation MKNDKNRKINRNLFQAHFLSIVFCFWFSMFIYVQTFGVYLAFLDFGYYATGIIMGSYGIMQIILRFPIGFLADRYQISGKFLVGIGFIASLASVLLLALSTEFLPIFMGRFLAGFTAAMWVVLTIWYSSSFSKQQSLKAMSQLQYTMVGSQLISMVLSGLIADFYGFTYLFWVGAVFASLGFILVLLLPNQEPKRAQESIQMKHAPIFDRIIRIRKIWSLSILSLIGHAVLFTTIFGFSSVYFTQLNEHQSAIMFLVVSFMLPHGMAPLILSIKKSQLKNSFKLLMLCFVVGISTLLFLGSIDSWVMYCILHGILGLSLGFVFPILLDEVYKADEVGASKTIMGLYQSVYSIGIVAGPIVAGYFALKVEIGAVFILSAFLLLLGGILSLVESVKLSKGKGEIGEKVKSI, from the coding sequence ATGAAAAATGATAAAAACAGGAAAATAAATCGAAATCTGTTTCAAGCTCATTTTCTGAGTATAGTTTTTTGTTTTTGGTTTTCGATGTTTATTTACGTCCAAACCTTTGGGGTCTATTTAGCATTTCTAGACTTTGGATATTATGCAACCGGCATCATTATGGGGAGTTATGGAATTATGCAGATTATCCTTCGCTTTCCAATTGGTTTTCTTGCAGACCGTTATCAAATCAGCGGCAAGTTTTTAGTAGGAATTGGATTCATTGCTTCACTTGCGAGTGTGCTGTTACTTGCATTATCCACGGAGTTCCTTCCTATTTTTATGGGGAGATTTTTAGCAGGATTTACCGCTGCAATGTGGGTCGTACTTACGATTTGGTATAGCTCATCTTTTAGTAAACAACAGTCATTAAAAGCGATGAGTCAGCTTCAATACACAATGGTTGGCTCCCAATTAATTTCAATGGTGCTTAGTGGCTTAATTGCCGATTTCTATGGTTTTACATATTTATTTTGGGTTGGTGCTGTTTTCGCCTCGCTTGGGTTCATTTTAGTCCTTTTGCTGCCAAACCAAGAACCTAAACGGGCACAAGAATCAATTCAAATGAAACATGCTCCAATTTTTGACCGAATCATAAGGATACGAAAAATTTGGTCATTAAGCATATTGTCACTTATCGGCCATGCCGTTTTATTTACAACGATTTTTGGTTTTTCATCAGTTTATTTCACACAGTTAAATGAACACCAATCTGCAATCATGTTTCTAGTCGTTTCATTTATGCTTCCTCATGGCATGGCTCCATTAATTTTATCTATAAAAAAAAGCCAACTGAAAAATTCTTTTAAATTGCTGATGCTTTGTTTCGTTGTTGGGATTTCTACACTATTATTTTTAGGCTCCATTGATAGTTGGGTCATGTATTGTATCTTACACGGAATACTTGGACTTTCCTTAGGTTTTGTGTTTCCTATTTTATTAGACGAGGTATATAAGGCGGATGAAGTAGGTGCTTCAAAGACGATCATGGGACTCTATCAATCTGTTTACTCAATAGGAATCGTTGCTGGTCCAATCGTTGCTGGCTATTTTGCTTTGAAAGTAGAGATTGGTGCAGTTTTTATTCTTTCGGCATTCTTACTTCTATTAGGTGGAATATTATCATTGGTAGAAAGCGTAAAGCTTAGTAAAGGAAAGGGAGAAATTGGTGAGAAAGTGAAGAGTATTTAA
- the iolB gene encoding 5-deoxy-glucuronate isomerase, with the protein MSKLLRKPNKAEQELTVIHNVTTENSSLEYVEFKVVDLTPGAKYAEELDEKEVCIVAVTGRINVTDQEQTFRNLGTRESVFEQKPTDSVYISNNRSFEIEGVSKARVAICYSPSENQLPTKLIKASDIGIEHRGVQNNKRLVHNILPDSDPSANSLLVVEVFTESGNWSSYPPHKHDQDNLPYESFLEETYYHEMNPKQGFVFQRVYTDDRSIDETMTVEHGDVVIVPAGYHPVGVPDGYVSYYLNVMAGPKRTWKFHNDPDHEWILKSRQ; encoded by the coding sequence ATGAGTAAACTTTTACGAAAACCAAACAAAGCAGAGCAAGAATTAACAGTTATTCATAATGTAACGACAGAAAATTCTTCTTTGGAATATGTAGAATTTAAGGTTGTCGATTTAACTCCTGGAGCAAAGTATGCTGAAGAGTTAGATGAAAAAGAGGTATGCATCGTCGCAGTAACCGGACGAATCAATGTTACGGATCAAGAGCAAACTTTCAGAAACTTGGGAACTCGTGAAAGCGTTTTTGAGCAAAAGCCAACTGACAGTGTGTATATATCGAATAATCGCAGTTTTGAAATTGAAGGAGTAAGTAAGGCACGCGTAGCAATATGTTATTCACCTTCTGAAAATCAATTACCGACAAAGTTAATCAAAGCATCTGACATTGGAATTGAACACAGAGGCGTTCAAAACAATAAGCGATTAGTACATAATATTTTACCAGATTCAGATCCATCTGCTAATAGCTTATTAGTAGTTGAGGTTTTTACAGAAAGTGGAAACTGGTCAAGTTATCCTCCCCATAAGCATGATCAAGATAATTTACCATATGAATCTTTCTTAGAGGAGACCTATTATCATGAAATGAATCCAAAACAAGGGTTTGTTTTCCAAAGAGTTTATACCGATGATCGTTCTATCGATGAAACAATGACAGTAGAACATGGAGACGTTGTCATTGTACCGGCAGGTTATCATCCCGTAGGTGTGCCGGATGGCTACGTTTCTTACTATTTAAATGTAATGGCAGGTCCAAAACGAACTTGGAAATTCCATAATGATCCAGATCATGAATGGATACTTAAAAGTCGCCAATAA
- the fba gene encoding class II fructose-1,6-bisphosphate aldolase yields MLVSIKEMLIKAKEDRYAVGQYNINSFQWVEAILEASEEEQAPVILAASDRLVDYLGGFNVIDTWVRTLVEVKKINVPVALHLDHGRSVERCKEAIDAGFTSVMIDGSHHPIDENIEMTKQVVEYAKARGVSVEAEVGTVGGNEDGLIGGINYADPEECVRLVKETGVDALAAALGSVHGPYQGEPKLGFDEMKQIAEMTGIPLVLHGGSGIPLHQIQKAIEYGHAKINVNTECLQAWTRAIREVLATNSELYDPRAILTPGKEAVKLTVKAKIKDFRTNNKAILSSINT; encoded by the coding sequence ATGCTAGTTTCTATAAAAGAAATGCTAATAAAAGCAAAAGAGGATCGGTATGCAGTCGGTCAATATAACATTAATAGTTTCCAATGGGTGGAAGCGATTCTGGAGGCCTCAGAGGAAGAACAGGCTCCGGTTATTTTAGCTGCTTCTGATCGACTGGTCGATTACCTTGGTGGCTTCAACGTAATCGACACTTGGGTTAGAACGCTGGTAGAAGTAAAGAAAATTAATGTCCCTGTAGCATTGCATTTGGACCATGGCAGAAGTGTAGAAAGGTGTAAAGAAGCAATTGATGCAGGATTTACATCTGTTATGATCGATGGTTCACATCATCCAATTGATGAAAATATCGAGATGACGAAACAAGTCGTTGAGTATGCTAAGGCTCGTGGGGTATCGGTTGAGGCTGAAGTTGGAACCGTTGGTGGTAATGAAGACGGTCTAATCGGTGGAATTAACTATGCAGATCCAGAAGAATGTGTAAGGTTAGTTAAAGAGACTGGGGTTGATGCATTGGCAGCTGCCCTTGGTTCAGTTCATGGTCCCTATCAGGGAGAGCCGAAACTTGGATTTGATGAAATGAAACAAATTGCTGAAATGACTGGGATTCCGCTAGTTTTGCATGGTGGTTCTGGAATTCCATTACATCAAATCCAAAAAGCAATTGAATATGGGCATGCCAAGATTAATGTGAACACAGAATGCCTACAGGCTTGGACAAGGGCAATTCGAGAAGTGTTAGCAACTAATTCTGAGCTATACGATCCACGTGCCATCCTTACTCCGGGAAAAGAAGCAGTAAAGTTGACAGTGAAAGCGAAAATAAAAGATTTTAGAACAAATAACAAGGCTATTTTAAGCAGTATTAATACTTAA
- a CDS encoding tautomerase family protein — protein sequence MPLVRFDLIEGRDEHSVRKLLDAAHHAMVQAFGVPERDRYQIVTQHPASEMMIEDTGLGFERSKDVVVVSVTSKQRTEEQKQKFYQLLVKELGEQCGIEPNDIMISVVTNGNADWSFGYGKAQFLTGEL from the coding sequence ATGCCTTTAGTTCGGTTCGATTTGATTGAGGGAAGAGACGAACATTCTGTAAGAAAGCTTTTAGATGCTGCTCACCACGCCATGGTACAAGCCTTTGGAGTACCTGAAAGAGATCGATATCAAATTGTCACTCAGCATCCGGCAAGTGAAATGATGATTGAAGATACAGGTTTAGGATTTGAAAGAAGCAAAGATGTCGTTGTCGTAAGCGTGACAAGTAAACAAAGAACGGAAGAACAAAAACAGAAATTTTATCAATTATTGGTTAAGGAATTAGGGGAACAATGCGGAATAGAACCAAATGATATTATGATCTCTGTTGTGACAAATGGAAATGCTGATTGGAGCTTTGGTTATGGTAAGGCTCAATTTCTAACAGGAGAGTTATAA
- a CDS encoding DeoR/GlpR family DNA-binding transcription regulator, giving the protein MLKTKRIHQIQEYVLKHETVSLDELVEVFGVSKNTIRRDVQVLVEHGDLKKVYGGVAVNHSTLVSFNDRKVRNQTEKTHIAKLAANYVNDGDIIFIDSGTTTFEMFHFVKEKNITVVTNNVDFIVESMPYKNLNIFSTGGMLERETKSFTSYKGLDLFKTYNINKAFMASTGISISNGVTNSAPLESELKSSAVKKCSQVFLLVDHGKFDKYALTTYCNLDEIHYLITDKEPNENYQLFALEHNIILNY; this is encoded by the coding sequence ATGTTAAAAACCAAAAGGATACACCAAATACAAGAGTATGTATTGAAACATGAAACTGTTTCTTTGGATGAACTTGTTGAGGTATTTGGTGTATCAAAAAACACTATCAGAAGAGATGTTCAAGTGCTGGTCGAACATGGCGACTTGAAAAAGGTATACGGTGGAGTTGCAGTTAACCATTCCACACTAGTATCCTTCAATGATAGAAAGGTCCGCAATCAAACAGAAAAAACACACATTGCTAAACTAGCTGCCAATTATGTAAATGATGGAGATATTATCTTTATAGATTCAGGTACAACAACATTTGAAATGTTCCATTTTGTTAAAGAGAAGAATATAACAGTTGTAACAAACAATGTGGACTTTATCGTAGAATCGATGCCTTATAAGAACTTAAACATTTTTTCTACCGGAGGAATGCTTGAACGAGAAACAAAGTCCTTTACAAGTTATAAAGGATTGGATCTCTTTAAAACCTACAATATAAATAAAGCCTTCATGGCATCAACAGGAATCTCAATTTCAAATGGGGTCACAAACTCAGCCCCTCTTGAGAGTGAACTTAAAAGCTCCGCAGTGAAGAAGTGTTCTCAAGTCTTTCTATTAGTCGACCATGGTAAGTTTGATAAATATGCTTTAACTACTTATTGCAACTTAGATGAAATCCATTACCTCATTACAGATAAAGAGCCAAATGAGAATTATCAACTATTTGCACTTGAGCATAATATTATCCTTAATTATTAA
- a CDS encoding HAMP domain-containing protein, whose product MNFKTTLYIGFGVVIIAMGIIASIIINTYQNQTQQMNELVNDRYIKIEHANTIRYEMSSIDLDNVSERNEIDQQSIQLSEKAFQRANQKLVELEKLIEIQQAKDIFAKLANNYDSFRSSYDELISNQASESNLNLLERVKEDKANLLITIEDLIDFQEKVMQDTLKQTEEAYSNVLKNIIISGAIGLVFALTIAFIVVNNITKRLRKFKSVLVTLADDHYGYTRVDIHSNDEIGQIANAYNELVSTLEKQEQIEQQYRIKIEDQNWLKTSIAELSVLIQGVSDLNLAGERFIQKLSQTIGASYGVLYLLHKDEESPYLEKLSSYAYTTPKSNQLALNRISFGEGLVGQCAKSKEMILLENISDDYIQISSEI is encoded by the coding sequence GTGAACTTTAAAACAACTTTATACATCGGTTTTGGAGTTGTGATTATTGCAATGGGGATTATCGCAAGTATTATTATTAATACATATCAAAACCAAACACAGCAGATGAATGAGCTTGTGAATGATCGTTATATTAAGATTGAACATGCGAATACTATTCGTTATGAAATGAGTTCTATTGATTTAGATAACGTGAGTGAAAGAAACGAAATAGATCAACAGTCCATTCAATTGTCCGAGAAGGCTTTTCAAAGGGCAAATCAGAAATTAGTAGAGTTAGAGAAGTTGATTGAAATTCAACAGGCAAAGGATATATTTGCAAAACTCGCCAACAACTATGATTCTTTTCGATCTAGCTATGATGAGTTAATATCGAATCAAGCAAGTGAGAGCAACTTGAACTTATTAGAGCGTGTAAAAGAAGATAAAGCAAATCTACTTATTACTATTGAAGACCTAATCGACTTTCAAGAAAAGGTCATGCAGGATACTTTAAAACAAACAGAGGAAGCATACAGCAATGTGTTAAAAAACATCATTATTTCTGGGGCAATCGGTCTTGTCTTTGCTTTAACAATTGCGTTTATCGTAGTAAATAATATAACAAAACGGTTACGAAAGTTTAAGAGTGTATTAGTCACATTAGCAGATGATCATTATGGGTATACGAGAGTGGATATTCATTCGAATGACGAAATCGGTCAAATTGCAAACGCTTATAATGAATTAGTGAGTACTCTAGAAAAACAAGAACAAATTGAACAGCAATATCGAATAAAAATAGAAGATCAGAACTGGTTAAAAACAAGCATTGCCGAATTATCTGTCCTCATACAAGGGGTTAGTGATTTAAACTTAGCAGGCGAACGGTTCATACAGAAACTCTCCCAAACCATTGGGGCTAGTTATGGTGTCCTATATTTATTACATAAGGATGAAGAAAGTCCTTATCTAGAAAAACTTTCTTCTTACGCGTATACTACACCAAAAAGTAATCAACTTGCACTCAACAGAATTAGTTTTGGTGAGGGCTTAGTTGGTCAATGCGCAAAATCAAAAGAGATGATTTTGTTAGAAAACATTTCTGATGACTACATTCAAATCTCGTCAGAAATTTAG